The sequence TAAACAGCTCATCCTCTGATTGAAAATTAAACTCTCGCAAGACTTCCGGTAGGTAGGTTTCCAGATTTTCACGCAAATGGAGTTTTCCATACTCCCGGAAAAGAAGTTGCTTGCCTATGGACAAACGGTCCTTGCGCTCTACTTTTCGCAACCAGCGTTTTATTTCAGAGCGTGCACGGGGAGTGCGAACATCATTAAGCCACTCCACGTTTGGTTTACGTTCAAAAGAGTGCAGAACTTCCACTAAATCACCATCGTAGAGTTCTTGATCAGGCTTTTCAATATGACCATTTACCTTTGCACCAATACAGTGCAAGCCGATATCGCTATGTATTGCAAAGGCAAAATCCATTACGGTAGCACCCTTTGGCAAAATAATCTTTTCGTTCTTCGGTGTTCTGACAGAAATATCACGCTGTTTAATATCAATCTTAAAAAACTCAAAGAACTCCGTCGAATCTGAGAGTTCTTTCTGCCATGACACGAGGTTACGAAGCCATTTTACGGCATTACTCTCTCCAATGGGACTATCTTTATACCGCCAATGTGCCGCCACCCCTTCCTCTGCTTGATAATTCATCTCTACGGTACGAATTTGTATCTCTACAATGTTCCCATCAAAGCCTGCAACGGTCGTATGAATAGACTGATATCCGTTTGACTTGGGAGAGGCAATGTAGTCTTTCAACTTATACGGAACAGGCTGCCATAAACTGTGAACAACCCCCAATAAACGGTAGCAATCATCAACACTATTGCAGATTAAGCGTATGGCAAGAAGATCAAAAATCTCATTATACGGGATATTCCTATTTTTATTTTTTTTGTAAATACTGTAGTAGGTTTTGCTCCTGCCAAATACCTCTGCCTCAATACTCTGCTTTTGAATCTTATCTTCAAGGATGGACCGTAATTTATGAATTAAAACCTGACGTCGAGATTCACTTTCGGAGATCTTCTCCACAACCTCATGATATTCTGCAGGATACAAGTGCTTAAAAGCAAGATCCTCAAGTTCTGACTTTACATTTCCCATGCCGAGACGAAGGGCGAGGGGGACATAGATATCAAGGGTTTCCCGGGCAATACGCTCTTTTTTCTCTTGCGCCATATACCGAAGCGTTCTCAGATTATGTAAACGATCGGCAAACTTTATCATAATAACGCGTACATCCTCAGCAGCGTTTAAAAGAACCTTACGGTATGTTTCAACTTTTCGAAAGTGCTTATCCTCTTCATGAACAGAGGTGAGTTTTGTGACGCCATCTACAATACGAGATACGGAAGCCCCGAAGCACGTTTCAATATCCCCGGTATTAACACTCGTATCTTCCACCACATCATGCAGCAGGGCTGCAATAACCCCGGTTGTTCCCATACCTTGCTCTGCACAAATAAGGGACACCTCCATGGGATGAATAAAATAGGGTTCACCAGACTTTCGCAACTGGCCCTCATGAGCATCCCAAGAATAGGTAAAGGCATGAGAAACACGGTCAAAATCAAGATCAGGACTCAAAGACTTGAGCCGATCAAGATATTGCGTTTTGGCAATCCGAGCATTGGAGAAGTCAAGATTCATACAATTACTCATCCACAAGACGGGACTTTTCTTTTTTCAACTCCCGAAGTTTCGATTCTACCTCGCCCAGAAGAAACTTCAATTCGGCAGTTTTCTCTATGGCCGACAAGATCTCCTCTTCATCCTCTTTCAAATTTGTAATTTGAGCTCGAAGATCACCCACCAGAAGCTCAAGATTATTATATTTTTTCTCCGCTTCACGGATCACCTGTTCCTTATCGTCGAGGACGGAAATACGCCCCTCAATATCCTGAAGAACTCCCATGGCGCTATCAGAGCTTTTCTTTATTGAAGCAATCTCTTCAGCTTTATTTTCTATATATTCCATATCGGAGTTCAGTATTGTCAGCACTTCGTGGAGTTTTTCAATTTCTTTGTTCGCCTGTTCTATGCGTTCAAATCCCTCATCGATACTTGATATTCGATACTCAATATCACTCACCACGGTTTCCACAGAATCG is a genomic window of Chitinivibrio alkaliphilus ACht1 containing:
- a CDS encoding RelA/SpoT family protein, whose protein sequence is MNLDFSNARIAKTQYLDRLKSLSPDLDFDRVSHAFTYSWDAHEGQLRKSGEPYFIHPMEVSLICAEQGMGTTGVIAALLHDVVEDTSVNTGDIETCFGASVSRIVDGVTKLTSVHEEDKHFRKVETYRKVLLNAAEDVRVIMIKFADRLHNLRTLRYMAQEKKERIARETLDIYVPLALRLGMGNVKSELEDLAFKHLYPAEYHEVVEKISESESRRQVLIHKLRSILEDKIQKQSIEAEVFGRSKTYYSIYKKNKNRNIPYNEIFDLLAIRLICNSVDDCYRLLGVVHSLWQPVPYKLKDYIASPKSNGYQSIHTTVAGFDGNIVEIQIRTVEMNYQAEEGVAAHWRYKDSPIGESNAVKWLRNLVSWQKELSDSTEFFEFFKIDIKQRDISVRTPKNEKIILPKGATVMDFAFAIHSDIGLHCIGAKVNGHIEKPDQELYDGDLVEVLHSFERKPNVEWLNDVRTPRARSEIKRWLRKVERKDRLSIGKQLLFREYGKLHLRENLETYLPEVLREFNFQSEDELFIAVAEKSRFSSEIITFITRRTVTQKQAIDEIDSIRREGRKSLVIRRMPSTMIRFSPCCHPIPGDHVVGFITHGRGIAVHRTDCPTASLFKDDPLRAVSLVWEDTKKGESSTSRISLEAHDNPVFLKDVISLVENHKLEISFLEYRVEGAKLYVELTLKVFNTEALFTVKRNLRKIPGVSKVSRPLVDGVGRE